In the Candidatus Baltobacteraceae bacterium genome, one interval contains:
- a CDS encoding DoxX family protein: MLVRLIGLGFAAHGAQKLFGMFGGYGLAGTGSFFEQIGFRPGRAYAAAAGFSELAGGLLVAFGLLGPIGPMFIIVVMTTAALTVHVPNGFFGQNNGYELPLVYGGFAFLLAFTGFGAYSLDAVFGLSSVWTPTLSWIFVALGILGGIGNTATRRKAATPEAAGN, encoded by the coding sequence TTGCTTGTACGCCTTATCGGGCTCGGATTCGCCGCCCACGGCGCGCAGAAACTCTTCGGAATGTTCGGCGGCTATGGCTTGGCCGGAACGGGAAGCTTTTTCGAGCAAATCGGATTTCGCCCCGGACGCGCGTACGCGGCAGCTGCGGGCTTTAGCGAGCTAGCCGGCGGCCTGCTGGTTGCGTTCGGACTCCTCGGCCCCATCGGCCCGATGTTTATCATCGTCGTGATGACGACAGCCGCGCTGACCGTGCACGTTCCCAACGGATTCTTCGGCCAGAACAACGGCTACGAGCTCCCACTCGTCTACGGCGGCTTCGCGTTCTTGCTCGCCTTCACCGGATTTGGGGCCTACAGCTTGGATGCCGTATTCGGCCTCAGCTCCGTCTGGACACCGACGCTCAGTTGGATATTTGTTGCTCTTGGAATCCTCGGCGGAATCGGCAACACC
- a CDS encoding SDR family NAD(P)-dependent oxidoreductase, whose translation MNVTQAIVVTGASTGIGAAAALELAQMGNVIFAGVRNDADGARLLRAHSNLRPVRLDVTEPTSIAAAAQIVRAAGFRLVGLINNAGIVVAGPLEHVSEAELRSQFDVNVLGQIAVTQAFLPQLRESRGRIIFVGSVSGRISMPYIAPYSASKFALRALVDGLRFELAPDGILVALIEPGSVKTPIWRKGREQYEGRWDTLPARYVLAMQAVRAQSEREERMGIPTGRVTRAIVDALFARKPRTHYLIGASARLGGTIVPLLPARFRDMIFRKAMRLGGRK comes from the coding sequence ATGAACGTTACGCAGGCGATCGTCGTAACGGGTGCGTCGACGGGGATCGGCGCAGCGGCCGCGCTCGAGCTGGCGCAAATGGGCAACGTCATCTTTGCGGGCGTACGCAATGATGCCGACGGCGCACGACTGCTGCGCGCGCATTCCAATCTTCGTCCCGTGCGCCTCGACGTCACCGAGCCCACATCAATTGCGGCCGCAGCGCAAATCGTTCGCGCCGCAGGCTTTCGGCTTGTGGGTCTGATCAACAACGCGGGGATCGTCGTTGCCGGACCGCTCGAACACGTCTCGGAGGCCGAGCTGCGTTCGCAATTCGACGTCAACGTTCTGGGACAAATCGCCGTAACACAAGCATTCTTACCGCAGCTGCGCGAGAGCCGCGGCCGCATCATCTTCGTCGGTTCGGTCTCAGGGCGCATTTCAATGCCATACATTGCACCCTACAGTGCATCGAAATTCGCTCTACGCGCGCTGGTTGACGGGCTGCGGTTCGAGCTTGCACCCGACGGCATCTTAGTCGCCCTTATCGAGCCCGGATCCGTGAAGACGCCCATCTGGCGCAAAGGCCGCGAACAATATGAAGGACGATGGGATACGCTGCCCGCGCGCTATGTGCTCGCGATGCAAGCCGTGCGGGCTCAATCCGAACGCGAGGAACGTATGGGGATTCCGACCGGCCGAGTTACGCGCGCAATCGTCGACGCGCTTTTCGCGCGCAAGCCGCGGACGCACTATCTCATCGGCGCCTCGGCGCGTTTGGGAGGGACGATCGTCCCGCTGCTGCCCGCGCGCTTTCGCGACATGATCTTTCGCAAGGCGATGCGACTCGGAGGCCGCAAATAA
- a CDS encoding acyl-CoA dehydrogenase family protein has protein sequence MTTTIMTPERIAIRDAVAQLCSRFGHEYWTALDRERKYPEEFVKALTDGGWLSILIPEEYGGGGLGIMEAAIVLETIDRSDGTAVAAHAQMYTMGTVLRHGNAEQKQRYLPGIASGKLRLQAFGVTEPNAGSDTTRIQTMAVRKGDHYIVNGQKVWTSRVQHSDLMLLLVRTTAYEEVERKTDGLSVLLVDLREAGSAITVKPIRTMENHETNEVFIQNLKVPAENLIGEEGKGFRYILSGMNAERILLASEVLGDGYWFIERASRYASERVVFGRPIGQNQGVQFPLAQAYAQLEAASLMRWKAAELFDAGEQPGFESNAAKLLASQATWAAAQAAMDTHGGYGLAEEYGIERKFRESRLFLVAPIANNLVLAFIAHNVLGMPKSY, from the coding sequence GTGACGACAACGATTATGACGCCCGAGCGTATCGCGATACGCGACGCCGTTGCGCAGCTGTGCAGCCGCTTCGGACACGAATATTGGACGGCGCTCGACCGCGAACGCAAATATCCCGAGGAATTCGTGAAAGCCCTTACCGACGGTGGTTGGCTCTCGATCCTAATCCCCGAGGAGTACGGCGGCGGCGGCTTGGGGATCATGGAAGCCGCAATCGTTCTCGAAACCATCGATCGTTCGGACGGAACCGCCGTTGCCGCGCACGCGCAGATGTACACGATGGGCACCGTGCTTCGTCACGGCAACGCCGAGCAAAAGCAACGTTATCTCCCCGGGATTGCAAGTGGGAAGCTGCGTCTACAAGCTTTCGGCGTGACCGAACCCAATGCAGGGTCCGATACGACGCGGATTCAGACGATGGCCGTTCGCAAAGGCGACCATTACATCGTCAACGGTCAAAAAGTTTGGACCTCGCGCGTGCAACACTCGGATCTGATGCTACTGCTGGTCCGAACAACGGCGTACGAGGAGGTCGAGCGTAAAACGGACGGTCTCAGCGTTCTGCTCGTCGATCTCCGTGAAGCCGGCAGCGCGATCACGGTCAAACCGATTCGCACGATGGAGAATCACGAAACGAACGAGGTCTTCATCCAAAACCTAAAGGTGCCCGCGGAGAACTTGATCGGCGAAGAGGGCAAGGGCTTTCGCTACATTCTCAGCGGGATGAACGCCGAGCGTATTCTCCTTGCGTCGGAAGTTTTGGGCGACGGCTATTGGTTCATCGAGCGTGCGTCACGCTATGCGAGCGAACGTGTCGTCTTCGGACGGCCGATCGGCCAAAATCAGGGCGTGCAATTTCCATTGGCCCAGGCGTATGCGCAGCTGGAAGCAGCCAGCCTCATGCGCTGGAAAGCGGCTGAGCTCTTCGACGCCGGCGAACAACCTGGATTCGAATCCAACGCTGCAAAGCTGCTCGCATCACAAGCCACGTGGGCAGCTGCGCAAGCCGCGATGGATACGCACGGCGGCTACGGACTCGCCGAAGAGTATGGCATCGAACGAAAGTTCCGCGAATCGCGGCTCTTTCTCGTCGCGCCGATTGCAAATAATCTCGTGCTCGCGTTCATCGCACACAACGTTTTGGGGATGCCGAAATCGTACTAG
- a CDS encoding SDR family NAD(P)-dependent oxidoreductase, which translates to MDSRGSERVAIIAGASGAIGSATVRALINQKVNVVLAALPDPALDVLAHKAQEQGVRALIVPTDITRRDQIDVLVAKTLVEFGRIDILINAAGIGSSPSICDSSDNDLERVLAVNLLGPARLMHAVLPVMKAQGRGSIVNIGSLAGEAGIMGIYSGSKFGLRGLTDSVRREVRSCGIDVTLIQPGFVRSPMNPAHGNNLPGPEIVADAIVAALRRPKRKRIVPAFYRIPAFIVGAFPALADAVFCDARIQERINRDARAERGSTRS; encoded by the coding sequence ATGGACTCCCGTGGCTCGGAACGCGTCGCGATCATAGCTGGCGCCTCCGGCGCAATCGGCTCCGCCACGGTGCGAGCCCTCATCAATCAAAAGGTCAACGTCGTCTTGGCAGCACTTCCCGATCCCGCATTGGACGTATTGGCACACAAAGCCCAAGAGCAGGGCGTGCGCGCTCTCATCGTCCCAACCGATATCACGCGCCGCGACCAAATCGACGTGCTCGTCGCCAAGACGCTCGTCGAGTTCGGACGCATCGACATCCTCATCAACGCTGCGGGAATCGGCTCGAGTCCGTCGATCTGCGATTCGAGCGACAACGATCTCGAAAGAGTCCTAGCGGTCAATTTGCTCGGACCGGCGCGGCTCATGCACGCCGTGTTGCCGGTTATGAAAGCGCAGGGACGTGGATCGATCGTCAACATCGGATCGCTTGCCGGCGAGGCCGGCATCATGGGCATCTACTCGGGATCGAAGTTCGGCTTGCGCGGTCTTACCGATAGCGTTCGGCGTGAAGTGCGCAGCTGCGGAATCGATGTCACCTTGATCCAGCCCGGCTTCGTCCGCAGTCCGATGAATCCGGCGCATGGCAACAATCTGCCGGGACCGGAAATCGTTGCGGATGCAATCGTTGCAGCGTTGCGCCGGCCAAAGCGCAAACGCATCGTTCCGGCGTTTTACCGGATCCCCGCGTTTATCGTCGGAGCATTTCCGGCGCTAGCCGACGCCGTATTCTGCGATGCGCGAATTCAAGAGCGGATCAACCGCGACGCACGCGCTGAGCGTGGTTCGACACGTAGCTGA
- a CDS encoding helix-turn-helix domain-containing protein, translating to MHLRTEPVIVTHDDSTDNGEMSPFCPRFQYTLELIGRRWVGAILRTLMAAPRRFNEILAAIPGLSDRLLTERLRELESEGIVARVVHGERPVRVCYELTACGRSLGPIISNVAQWAEAWVH from the coding sequence ATGCACCTTCGGACCGAGCCCGTAATTGTTACGCACGACGACTCAACCGACAACGGCGAGATGAGCCCTTTTTGCCCGCGCTTCCAGTACACTCTCGAGCTGATCGGGCGGCGGTGGGTCGGGGCTATCCTTCGGACGCTGATGGCTGCTCCGCGGCGCTTCAATGAGATATTAGCCGCGATTCCCGGCCTCTCGGACCGGCTCCTGACGGAGCGTCTGCGCGAGCTCGAGTCGGAAGGCATCGTTGCGCGCGTCGTGCACGGCGAGCGGCCGGTTCGGGTCTGTTACGAGTTGACGGCTTGCGGGCGCAGCCTCGGGCCGATCATAAGCAACGTAGCCCAGTGGGCCGAAGCTTGGGTTCACTAG